The following proteins come from a genomic window of Paenibacillus spongiae:
- a CDS encoding ABC transporter permease: MMTVQAATVKSRSWKRRLPLHLMLVPGIVLLIMFHYIPMAGIVIAFQNFIPAKGFFDSKWVGWENFELMLQMPGIGQVLWNTIYIAFLKIIFGQIAPIAAALLLNEVRKSFIKRSVQTLIYLPHFLSWVILGGILIDILSPSHGLLNEVLGWFGMKPLFFLGNDKLFPYVLVVTDVWKEFGFGTIVYLAALTSINPTLYEAAVMDGAGRWKQTVHVTLPGMLPIIVLLATLGLGGVLNAGFDQVFNLYNPLVYRTGDILDTFVYRLGLIDAQYAVATAVGLFKSVVSLIFVGASYWLAYRLAGYRIF, encoded by the coding sequence ATGATGACGGTGCAAGCGGCGACCGTTAAAAGTAGATCTTGGAAGAGGCGTCTCCCTCTGCATCTGATGCTGGTGCCCGGCATCGTATTGTTGATCATGTTCCATTATATCCCGATGGCCGGAATCGTCATTGCCTTCCAGAATTTCATCCCCGCCAAAGGCTTCTTCGATTCCAAGTGGGTAGGATGGGAGAACTTCGAATTGATGCTTCAAATGCCTGGGATTGGCCAGGTGTTATGGAACACGATCTATATTGCTTTTCTGAAAATCATCTTCGGTCAAATTGCACCGATTGCAGCGGCACTGCTGCTGAATGAAGTTCGGAAATCATTCATCAAGCGGTCGGTACAGACCCTAATATATTTGCCGCATTTTCTCTCATGGGTCATTCTCGGCGGGATATTGATCGATATTCTCTCTCCATCGCATGGTTTGCTCAATGAAGTGTTGGGCTGGTTCGGGATGAAGCCGTTATTTTTTCTCGGCAATGATAAGCTGTTTCCTTATGTGCTGGTCGTTACGGACGTGTGGAAGGAATTCGGGTTCGGTACGATCGTTTATCTGGCTGCGCTGACCAGCATCAATCCGACCTTGTATGAAGCAGCCGTAATGGATGGGGCTGGGAGATGGAAGCAGACGGTTCATGTGACACTGCCGGGCATGCTGCCGATCATTGTACTGCTGGCGACTTTGGGACTTGGCGGGGTGCTAAATGCGGGCTTCGACCAAGTGTTCAATTTATATAATCCGCTTGTCTATCGGACTGGGGATATTCTGGACACCTTCGTCTATCGGCTTGGTCTTATCGACGCTCAGTATGCGGTTGCGACAGCTGTCGGCCTGTTCAAATCGGTAGTCTCCTTGATTTTTGTAGGAGCATCGTATTGGCTGGCTTATCGATTAGCCGGTTACCGTATTTTCTAA
- a CDS encoding extracellular solute-binding protein: MHHTSLKRYLIFAAAAMLLFMTACSSTANNKDATNKANSLNSQGTGNTGEQTAAADPLGKYETPIEVTTVRYLPPSIKFEKGDSIDSNIWYRSYEEELGIKLINKWSVPQTQWQQKMNVTIASGDIPDILSVTANELKRLVDADMVEDMTDVFEKYASDKTKKIINNDGGNGMKASTFEGKLLALPGVSFTGTGAQMLWIRQDWLKKLNLPEPKTMEDVYKIAEAFANQDPDGNNQKDTIGLGGINKDMNSLMGFFESFHAYPGRWIKDDSGQLVSGDIQPGLKPALQKLQEMFKAGLIDPEFAVKDQAKAYELIASNKAGMFYSGEGAVWWPLTDHYKKEKSDWKPYPLISFDDQPASTSGGIPVGNYYVVRKGFEHPEALVKLLNFAVEKQYGPEGRLDAYWYGGENKEINVSAFAAVIISDPLELINIHRGVQESVDAGKYIDNPIADVKHHYDLYQMWLSGKFADSNEEGQAWSSYKWAGPGGGMNVVSDYVKDNRYLVDEYTGPSTPTMTAKKSTLDKMKLEMFTKIIMGQSDISAFDTFMADWKKFGGDAITAEVNEWYKAKQ; encoded by the coding sequence ATGCACCACACGAGTCTGAAGCGATATCTTATATTCGCCGCAGCGGCTATGCTCCTCTTTATGACGGCATGCAGCAGTACGGCGAATAACAAAGACGCGACTAACAAGGCAAACAGCTTGAACAGTCAAGGAACTGGAAATACCGGAGAACAGACAGCCGCAGCCGATCCGCTTGGCAAATATGAGACTCCGATTGAAGTGACAACCGTAAGGTATCTGCCACCATCCATCAAATTCGAGAAGGGCGACAGCATTGACAGCAACATCTGGTACCGCTCCTATGAAGAGGAGCTTGGCATTAAGCTGATCAATAAATGGAGCGTTCCACAGACCCAGTGGCAGCAAAAAATGAATGTCACCATCGCATCCGGCGACATTCCGGATATTCTGTCGGTGACGGCCAATGAGCTGAAGCGTCTGGTCGACGCCGATATGGTCGAGGACATGACGGACGTGTTCGAGAAATATGCTTCGGATAAGACAAAGAAGATCATTAACAACGATGGCGGCAATGGGATGAAAGCCTCTACCTTCGAAGGCAAGCTGCTTGCGCTTCCGGGCGTCAGCTTCACGGGTACCGGAGCGCAGATGCTGTGGATCAGGCAGGATTGGCTGAAGAAGCTTAATTTGCCGGAGCCCAAGACGATGGAGGACGTATACAAAATCGCCGAGGCTTTTGCCAATCAAGATCCGGACGGCAACAACCAGAAGGACACGATCGGGCTGGGCGGAATCAACAAGGACATGAACTCCTTAATGGGCTTCTTCGAGAGCTTCCATGCGTATCCGGGCCGCTGGATCAAGGATGATTCCGGCCAGCTCGTCTCCGGTGACATACAGCCGGGACTCAAGCCGGCGCTGCAGAAGCTGCAGGAAATGTTCAAAGCAGGTCTCATCGATCCGGAGTTTGCCGTCAAGGATCAAGCGAAAGCTTACGAGCTGATTGCCTCCAACAAAGCGGGCATGTTCTACTCCGGCGAGGGTGCTGTATGGTGGCCGCTTACAGATCATTACAAGAAGGAAAAATCGGATTGGAAGCCGTATCCGCTGATTTCCTTCGATGACCAGCCAGCAAGCACATCAGGCGGCATTCCGGTCGGGAACTATTATGTCGTCCGCAAGGGCTTCGAGCATCCGGAGGCTCTCGTGAAGCTGCTTAATTTTGCGGTAGAGAAGCAGTATGGCCCGGAAGGACGTCTGGATGCTTATTGGTACGGCGGGGAAAACAAAGAAATTAATGTATCCGCATTCGCGGCCGTCATCATCAGCGATCCGCTGGAGCTGATCAATATTCACCGGGGCGTTCAAGAATCCGTCGATGCCGGGAAGTATATCGATAATCCAATTGCCGATGTTAAGCATCACTATGACCTCTACCAAATGTGGTTGTCGGGCAAGTTTGCAGACAGCAACGAGGAAGGGCAAGCCTGGTCTTCCTATAAATGGGCTGGACCCGGAGGCGGCATGAATGTCGTCAGTGACTATGTGAAGGATAACAGGTACTTGGTTGATGAATATACGGGACCGAGCACGCCGACAATGACGGCCAAGAAAAGCACGCTCGATAAGATGAAGCTGGAAATGTTCACGAAGATTATTATGGGACAGTCGGATATAAGCGCGTTCGATACGTTTATGGCCGATTGGAAGAAATTTGGCGGCGACGCGATTACCGCTGAGGTCAACGAGTGGTATAAGGCGAAGCAATAG
- a CDS encoding response regulator → MLRLLIVDDEPDIADGLQTLLQDRFPFELELYKAYSGKSALEWLKRGKFDIVLTDIRMPALSGLELHKHIRSLWPRCKVVFLTGHSEFDYVYEAIHYDNTSYLLKTEGHETILETIGKLMEDIAGEQQIEGLVAKAMQQMEQTLPLLQNELLSDLLHGEAFDTQGRSEQFEELRISLDPKRPVLLMMGKLMGRDSGTRQTGKAQLHAGMHAIEEQYGYPHLHMKYIFVDKDTLVWFVQPAASHPDERSEVLAPWSGILLAIREYAENAEAACLRSFGISLFCLLDRSPCEWEDIADRWAMLQHEYQRQSGERNGVVQVAFDELELYRTKMLRKSDLLGEYLATGQAEAFNSVWKHFTAEPMRLDAVHSAISLVFLRHIHRFNLQDRLSDRMDLSVIMQPSDVQLEPAYWLDYYDRLASTIFDLQVQDQAERYDRTIDLVKRYIHDHLGEDLSLVRLSEVVEWNPSYLSRAFKKVTGTNVLAYIHETKLKEAKRMLLQPDLRIHEISAELGFISPPHFTRFFKKTSGQTPQDYRSLEER, encoded by the coding sequence ATGCTTCGATTGTTGATCGTGGATGACGAGCCCGATATAGCGGACGGTCTCCAAACGCTTCTCCAGGATCGGTTTCCGTTCGAGCTGGAATTATATAAGGCTTATTCCGGTAAGTCGGCACTCGAATGGTTGAAGCGGGGAAAGTTTGACATTGTCCTGACGGATATCCGAATGCCTGCTTTAAGCGGATTGGAGCTTCATAAGCATATACGCAGCCTGTGGCCCAGGTGCAAGGTTGTCTTTCTGACGGGACATAGCGAGTTCGATTATGTGTACGAGGCGATCCATTATGACAATACCAGCTATTTGCTGAAGACCGAAGGCCATGAGACAATCCTGGAGACGATCGGCAAGCTGATGGAGGATATAGCCGGAGAACAGCAGATTGAAGGACTTGTGGCCAAAGCCATGCAGCAGATGGAACAAACACTGCCGCTGCTGCAGAACGAGCTGTTAAGCGATTTGCTCCATGGCGAAGCATTCGATACGCAAGGCAGATCCGAGCAATTCGAGGAACTGCGTATTTCGCTCGACCCGAAGCGCCCAGTCCTTCTTATGATGGGCAAGCTGATGGGAAGGGATTCCGGGACTCGCCAGACCGGCAAGGCTCAGCTGCATGCAGGGATGCATGCAATCGAGGAGCAGTATGGTTATCCGCACCTGCATATGAAATATATATTTGTCGACAAGGATACTCTGGTCTGGTTCGTACAGCCGGCAGCCAGTCATCCGGATGAGCGATCGGAAGTGCTTGCTCCGTGGAGCGGTATTCTGTTGGCCATTCGCGAATATGCGGAGAATGCGGAGGCCGCTTGCTTGCGTTCCTTCGGTATTTCGCTATTCTGTCTGCTTGACCGGTCGCCATGCGAATGGGAAGACATTGCCGACCGCTGGGCGATGCTGCAGCATGAGTACCAGCGTCAATCCGGCGAGAGAAACGGGGTTGTTCAGGTCGCATTCGACGAGTTAGAGCTCTATCGGACGAAGATGCTCCGCAAATCCGATCTGCTTGGCGAGTATCTCGCCACTGGTCAAGCGGAAGCCTTCAATTCCGTCTGGAAGCACTTCACGGCTGAGCCTATGCGGCTGGACGCGGTTCATTCTGCGATTTCACTCGTATTTCTGCGCCATATCCACCGCTTTAATTTGCAGGATCGACTGTCGGACCGCATGGATTTGTCTGTGATCATGCAGCCTTCGGACGTTCAACTGGAGCCGGCATATTGGTTGGATTATTATGATCGGCTGGCGAGTACGATCTTCGATCTTCAGGTGCAAGATCAGGCGGAACGTTACGATCGCACAATCGATCTGGTGAAGCGTTACATTCACGATCATCTGGGAGAAGACCTCTCTTTAGTGCGATTATCCGAGGTTGTCGAGTGGAATCCCTCATATTTATCCAGAGCATTCAAGAAGGTCACAGGCACGAATGTGCTTGCCTATATCCATGAGACGAAGCTGAAGGAAGCCAAGCGGATGCTTCTTCAGCCGGACCTGAGAATTCATGAAATCAGTGCGGAGCTGGGCTTCATTTCACCGCCCCATTTTACGCGGTTTTTCAAGAAGACGAGCGGTCAAACTCCCCAGGATTACCGGTCGCTCGAAGAACGTTAA
- a CDS encoding sensor histidine kinase, with protein sequence MGFIRTGLSKIKSSLLFRFALTLAFMLIPIILIGNYFYSGGRESLRREISNSMESRVEANIRAMEKEVERIQLLQFEMINDESLNKLAVMPDYMNNYDKSQALLLLQDRLFALKNSSIYISDVSVHIPSINRTLSAMQGTGVMAEEQFNATRELASKNPGEAIYFLGNIPYIVLVHEVRGLYEGGNALYSIIVELSPNELIKSFAALESSENSGSVLRDPSGGFIIRSHHYENPYLDQYIDQYKTDVPHTFENISSVGKGEDRVLVSSRFSQLLGFSLIHYVPEKHLFNNLYRYQQLFWVLIAVFLVFIVVLWLSLYRMIHRPLLALLRAFRKMEKGELDVTVAASSRSEFGYLLQGFNKMSRNMRELIEQVYTHKILVQRAELKQLQSQINPHFLYNSYFTLSNMIAVEDHDNAKQFATQMGSYLRYITRNSSDEAPLYEEAKHATIYAEIQGRRFRLRMKAECGEVPVSYRAVMVPRLILQPLIENAFEHVFDQMEEGGFLSITFEETEDCLLIRVEDNGPFMDQERLEGLWALLSTDESTIETTGLLNIHRRLRMKYGDKGGIHLERSLLGGLEVRIAIWKEDKEYASIVDRG encoded by the coding sequence GTGGGATTTATCCGTACAGGGCTTAGTAAAATAAAGAGCTCGCTGTTGTTTCGCTTCGCCTTAACGCTGGCTTTTATGCTGATACCGATCATCTTGATCGGGAACTACTTCTATTCCGGGGGAAGAGAGTCGCTGCGCCGGGAAATATCCAACTCCATGGAGTCCCGGGTTGAAGCGAATATTCGTGCGATGGAGAAGGAAGTCGAACGGATTCAATTGCTGCAGTTTGAAATGATTAATGACGAGTCTCTGAACAAGCTGGCAGTCATGCCTGACTATATGAATAACTATGACAAAAGCCAGGCTCTGCTTCTGCTGCAGGATCGGTTGTTTGCACTGAAGAACAGCAGCATATATATTTCGGATGTGTCGGTTCATATTCCCTCCATCAACCGCACGCTATCCGCTATGCAGGGGACGGGAGTAATGGCAGAGGAACAATTCAATGCAACCCGCGAGCTTGCCAGCAAGAATCCGGGAGAAGCGATTTATTTCCTCGGCAATATCCCGTATATCGTGTTGGTTCATGAGGTGCGCGGTTTGTATGAAGGGGGAAATGCGCTGTATTCCATTATCGTGGAGCTCTCGCCGAATGAGCTGATCAAGTCGTTTGCCGCTCTCGAGAGCAGCGAGAACAGCGGTTCCGTTCTAAGAGATCCTAGCGGCGGGTTCATCATACGCAGCCATCATTACGAGAATCCGTATTTAGATCAGTATATCGATCAATATAAAACGGATGTGCCTCATACATTCGAGAATATCAGCAGCGTAGGAAAAGGAGAAGACCGCGTGCTCGTATCCTCCCGTTTCTCGCAATTGCTCGGTTTCTCGCTTATTCATTACGTTCCCGAGAAGCATCTGTTCAATAACCTGTACCGTTACCAGCAGTTGTTCTGGGTCTTAATAGCTGTGTTCCTCGTCTTTATTGTCGTGCTGTGGCTTTCCTTATACCGAATGATTCATCGGCCGCTGCTGGCGCTGCTGCGGGCATTCCGAAAGATGGAGAAGGGCGAGCTGGACGTGACGGTCGCCGCGAGCAGTCGCAGCGAGTTCGGTTATTTGCTCCAGGGTTTTAATAAGATGTCCCGCAATATGCGGGAATTGATCGAACAGGTCTATACGCATAAAATACTCGTTCAACGGGCGGAGCTCAAACAGCTTCAATCCCAAATCAATCCTCATTTTCTATATAACAGCTACTTTACCCTATCTAATATGATTGCGGTAGAGGATCATGATAACGCCAAGCAGTTCGCTACGCAAATGGGCAGTTATCTGCGGTATATTACCCGGAATTCCTCAGACGAGGCTCCGCTCTATGAGGAGGCCAAGCACGCTACGATTTATGCGGAAATTCAAGGACGGCGGTTCCGACTGCGCATGAAAGCTGAGTGCGGCGAAGTGCCGGTCTCTTACCGGGCGGTCATGGTGCCGCGTCTTATCCTTCAACCGCTTATCGAGAACGCATTCGAGCATGTGTTTGACCAGATGGAGGAAGGCGGGTTCCTGTCGATTACATTCGAGGAGACGGAAGATTGTCTGCTTATCCGGGTGGAAGACAACGGTCCGTTCATGGATCAGGAACGATTGGAGGGGCTGTGGGCTCTGCTAAGTACAGATGAAAGTACGATAGAAACGACGGGCCTTCTGAACATTCATCGGCGGCTGCGCATGAAATACGGAGATAAAGGCGGCATTCATCTGGAACGCAGCCTTCTAGGCGGATTGGAAGTCCGGATCGCGATATGGAAGGAGGACAAGGAATATGCTTCGATTGTTGATCGTGGATGA
- the catA gene encoding type A chloramphenicol O-acetyltransferase has product MIFNPINMDNWGRRTYYEHYLNTVRCTYSMTANIDITRLLAELKTKGIKLYPALIHMVTTVVNRHIEFRTCLDSEGRLGYWDSMSPSFTIFHDDDKTFSSIWTLYSEDFNEFYRRYLDDMEKYGGIKQFSAKANEPPNTFPISSIPWVSFSGFNLNIYTEGTYLLPIFTIGKYFHQDGQVLLPLSGQFHHAVCDGYHASLLYNDLQLRADNCKEWC; this is encoded by the coding sequence ATGATTTTCAATCCAATTAATATGGATAACTGGGGTAGAAGAACCTATTATGAACATTATTTAAACACAGTCAGATGCACCTACAGCATGACGGCAAACATTGATATAACCCGGCTGCTTGCAGAGCTTAAAACGAAGGGGATCAAGTTGTACCCGGCGCTTATTCATATGGTCACTACAGTGGTAAACCGCCACATTGAATTTCGCACATGTCTTGATTCCGAGGGCAGGTTAGGTTATTGGGACAGCATGTCTCCTAGCTTTACGATTTTCCATGATGATGACAAGACATTTTCATCCATTTGGACCTTGTACAGCGAAGATTTTAATGAATTCTACCGTCGTTATCTTGATGATATGGAGAAATATGGAGGTATTAAACAATTTTCCGCTAAAGCCAATGAGCCGCCAAACACCTTTCCGATTTCCAGCATTCCGTGGGTGAGCTTCTCTGGCTTTAATCTGAATATTTATACCGAGGGAACCTATTTGCTGCCCATATTTACGATAGGCAAATATTTTCATCAAGACGGTCAAGTTCTGCTTCCATTGTCGGGTCAATTCCACCACGCTGTTTGCGATGGCTATCATGCCAGCCTATTGTATAACGATCTGCAATTAAGGGCGGATAACTGTAAGGAATGGTGCTGA
- a CDS encoding arylsulfatase yields MKPNVLLISVDQMRADCLHFLGHPVIETPNLDDLARTGVAYTSAYTATPSCIPARAAILTGMSQRNHGRVGYEDKVPWNYEHTLPGEFAKAGYHTQCVGKMHVYPTRNLCGFHNIVLHDGYMHYNRNRARSTALEWWDQCDDYLVWLREKAGSQQDIMDHGLDCNASTVARPWHLDESLHPTNWAVTQSIDFLRRRDPSKPFFLWTSFVRPHAPLDPPQAFLDLYDGIELPEPPVGEWARRDDPGREGLNPTTAGGIVHERMRKKALAAYYALITHIDNQIGRLRNALFEFGVSHNTIILFTSDHGDLMGDHNLYKKILAYEGSAKVPFILNDPTGTLGLVPGKRVKDVVELRDIMPTLLQASGVPIPDSVDGRSVVPLGGRESQADWRAYIHGEHAYGGLSSHYVTDGKQKYIWYSQIGKEQLFDLQADPQERYNLAGSPEHEERLADWRERLILELTGREEGYTDGASLIVGRPPQACLRHIRTTNADSAAH; encoded by the coding sequence ATGAAACCGAATGTTCTATTGATTTCCGTTGACCAGATGAGGGCGGATTGCCTTCACTTCCTGGGCCATCCGGTCATTGAAACGCCGAACCTGGATGATCTGGCCCGAACTGGCGTCGCTTACACAAGCGCTTACACGGCAACGCCGTCCTGTATTCCTGCCAGAGCTGCCATTTTGACCGGTATGAGCCAGCGCAATCACGGCCGAGTCGGATACGAGGACAAGGTGCCTTGGAATTATGAGCATACGCTGCCCGGGGAGTTCGCCAAAGCCGGCTACCATACGCAATGTGTCGGCAAAATGCATGTGTACCCGACCCGCAATCTGTGCGGATTCCACAACATTGTGCTGCATGACGGCTATATGCATTACAACCGCAACCGCGCCCGTTCCACTGCGCTGGAGTGGTGGGATCAATGCGATGATTACCTGGTATGGCTGCGGGAGAAGGCGGGATCGCAGCAGGACATTATGGATCACGGCCTGGACTGCAATGCTTCGACGGTCGCCAGACCTTGGCATCTGGATGAATCGCTGCATCCAACCAACTGGGCTGTAACCCAATCCATCGATTTCTTGCGGCGGAGGGATCCGAGCAAGCCGTTCTTCTTGTGGACCTCCTTCGTCAGGCCGCATGCGCCTCTGGATCCTCCGCAGGCTTTCCTGGATCTGTACGATGGGATCGAATTGCCCGAGCCGCCGGTCGGTGAATGGGCGCGGCGGGACGATCCGGGCCGTGAGGGCCTGAATCCGACGACTGCGGGTGGAATCGTGCATGAGCGGATGCGGAAGAAAGCTCTCGCCGCGTACTATGCGCTCATTACCCATATCGACAACCAAATCGGACGCCTGCGGAACGCGCTGTTCGAATTTGGGGTAAGCCATAATACGATCATTCTGTTCACATCCGATCATGGCGACTTAATGGGCGACCATAATCTGTACAAGAAGATATTAGCCTATGAAGGCAGCGCCAAAGTACCGTTTATTCTGAATGATCCGACAGGCACTTTGGGGCTTGTACCCGGGAAACGGGTGAAGGATGTCGTAGAGCTGCGGGATATTATGCCGACCTTGCTGCAGGCCTCCGGCGTTCCGATTCCAGACTCTGTAGACGGAAGGAGCGTCGTTCCTCTGGGAGGGCGCGAAAGCCAAGCTGATTGGAGGGCGTACATCCATGGCGAGCACGCTTACGGGGGGCTTTCCTCTCATTATGTAACGGACGGTAAGCAGAAGTATATTTGGTATTCCCAGATCGGTAAGGAGCAGTTGTTCGATCTTCAGGCTGACCCTCAAGAGCGGTATAATTTGGCGGGATCGCCAGAACATGAGGAGAGGCTGGCCGACTGGAGGGAGCGGTTGATCCTGGAGCTGACGGGAAGGGAAGAAGGATATACGGACGGCGCCAGCCTGATTGTCGGGAGACCGCCGCAAGCATGTCTCCGGCATATAAGAACAACTAACGCGGACAGTGCTGCTCATTGA
- a CDS encoding DsbA family protein produces the protein MTNKMICDLETGVCGVGGEEAMELIDLNAPQEIIDLYYVTDPICSHCWALEPVLRKFAEQYGHYFHLHTVMGGLLKSWDGFADVKNGISQPADVAVHWREVGVHSRMPIDGSLWLDNPVQSSYIPSRVFKVFQRKDEKLAITFLRRAREAVFAFNQNIGDEEVLRGIVDQMGLDGDTIVKEAALPASQELLEQDFALAKKLGVRGFPTIIMVNAENKGAKIVGARSIDHYITGLKQTLAATEELTSKPMPALSELIAQEGLLFAKEIEVMYDLKQEDLQAYLHAELSPEAYVQKEILNETYIVKK, from the coding sequence ATGACGAACAAGATGATTTGCGATTTGGAAACGGGAGTTTGCGGGGTTGGCGGAGAAGAGGCTATGGAGCTGATCGATCTCAACGCCCCCCAAGAGATCATCGATCTGTATTACGTCACGGACCCTATTTGCTCCCACTGCTGGGCGCTGGAGCCGGTGCTTCGCAAGTTTGCCGAACAATACGGTCATTACTTTCACTTGCATACCGTCATGGGCGGACTGTTGAAGAGTTGGGACGGCTTCGCGGACGTGAAGAACGGCATAAGCCAGCCCGCCGATGTAGCGGTCCACTGGAGAGAGGTCGGCGTGCATTCCCGCATGCCGATTGACGGTTCGTTATGGCTGGATAACCCGGTGCAATCCTCCTATATTCCATCCCGCGTCTTCAAGGTCTTTCAACGGAAGGATGAGAAGCTGGCCATTACCTTCCTGCGCAGGGCGAGAGAAGCGGTCTTCGCCTTCAATCAGAACATCGGAGATGAAGAAGTGCTTCGCGGCATCGTCGATCAGATGGGGTTGGATGGGGATACCATCGTGAAGGAGGCCGCTCTTCCCGCCAGCCAGGAGCTTCTGGAGCAGGACTTCGCGCTTGCCAAGAAGCTCGGTGTTAGAGGTTTTCCCACCATCATTATGGTCAATGCCGAGAATAAAGGAGCCAAGATCGTCGGAGCCCGTTCAATCGATCACTATATAACGGGACTCAAGCAGACGCTTGCTGCGACAGAAGAGCTTACATCCAAGCCGATGCCCGCCCTCTCCGAGCTTATTGCCCAAGAAGGCCTCCTGTTCGCCAAAGAAATCGAGGTCATGTACGATCTGAAGCAGGAGGATCTGCAGGCTTATCTTCATGCCGAGCTGTCGCCGGAGGCCTATGTTCAGAAGGAAATCTTGAATGAAACGTATATTGTAAAAAAGTAA